The following are encoded together in the Vigna angularis cultivar LongXiaoDou No.4 chromosome 9, ASM1680809v1, whole genome shotgun sequence genome:
- the LOC108347720 gene encoding (+)-neomenthol dehydrogenase, producing the protein MGEATERYAVVTGANKGIGLEIVKQLASAGIKVVLTARNEERGLHAMETIKASALSHLVMFHQLDVADATSVANLADFIKSKFGKLDILVNNAGIGGTVTKDVGLLPSVILSRGAVSEEDGTKAITQTYELAEECLQINYYGTKITVESLMPLLQLSDSPRIVNVSSSLGQLESFPKESWARGVLSDGEKLTEEKVDEIVKKFLSDYKEGSLESKGWPRYLGAYIVSKAAMNGYTRILAKKHPSFCINSVCPGYVKTDITSNTGFLTVEEGAASPVKLSLLPNGSPSGLFYFRTDVASF; encoded by the exons ATGGGAGAGGCAACAGAAAG GTATGCAGTTGTGACAGGTGCAAACAAAGGAATCGGATTGGAGATAGTTAAGCAGTTAGCCTCAGCAGGGATCAAGGTTGTGCTCACAGCAAGAAATGAAGAGAGGGGTCTGCATGCAATGGAAACAATAAAAGCCTCAGCTCTCTCTCACCTTGTAATGTTTCATCAGCTGGATGTGGCTGATGCAACCAGTGTAGCTAATCTGGCTGATTTCATCAAATCTAAGTTTGGAAAACTTGACATTCTG GTTAACAATGCAGGGATTGGTGGAACAGTAACCAAAGACGTTGGTTTATTGCCTTCAGTTATCCTTAGCCGTGGG GCTGTAtcagaagaagatggaacaaaggcAATAACTCAAACATACGAGCTAGCTGAAGAATGCTTGCAAATAAATTACTATGGCACTAAAATAACTGTAGAATCACTCATGCCCCTCCTTCAATTATCTGATTCACCAAGAATTGTGAATGTTTCGTCCTCTTTGGGGCAATTAGAG AGTTTCCCTAAAGAATCATGGGCAAGAGGAGTGTTGAGTGATGGTGAAAAGCTGACAGAAGAGAAAGTGGATGAAATAGTGAAGAAATTTCTAAGTGATTACAAAGAAGGTTCATTAGAGAGTAAAGGGTGGCCAAGGTATCTAGGTGCCTATATTGTGTCGAAAGCTGCTATGAATGGGTACACGAGAATCCTTGCTAAGAAACATCCTTCATTCTGCATAAACAGTGTTTGCCCTGGTTACGTGAAGACAGATATAACATCAAACACTGGTTTTCTAACAGTTGAAGAAGGTGCTGCTAGTCCTGTCAAGCTTTCACTTCTTCCCAATGGTTCTCCATCTGGTCTCTTCTATTTCAGAACTGATGTCGCTTCCTTTTGA
- the LOC108347721 gene encoding (+)-neomenthol dehydrogenase — translation MGEATERYAVVTGANKGIGLEIVRQLASEGIKVVLTARNEERGLQALETLKASGLSHLLLFHQIDVAHAASVAAFADFIKSKFGKLDILVNNAGINGVVIEDRDLFTTVIVNRGVIPDEEATRAVTQTYELAEECLQINYYGAKITIESLMPLLQLSDSPRIVNVSSTLGQLESFPKKSWARGVLSDGDKLTEEKVDEIVKKFLSDYKEGSLESKGWPRYLGAYIVSKAAMNGYTRILAKKHPSFCINSVCPGYVKTDITSNTGVLTVEEGAASPVKLALLPNGSPSGLFYFRTDVASF, via the exons ATGGGGGAAGCTACAGAGAG GTATGCAGTGGTGACAGGAGCAAATAAAGGGATTGGATTAGAGATAGTTAGGCAGTTAGCTTCAGAAGGAATAAAGGTGGTACTCACTGCAAGGAATGAAGAGAGGGGTCTTCAAGCATTGGAGACACTCAAAGCCTCTGGTCTTTCTCATCTACTGTTGTTTCATCAGATAGATGTGGCTCATGCTGCAAGTGTAGCTGCTTTTGCAGATTTTATCAAATCCAAATTTGGTAAACTTGATATTCTG GTTAACAATGCGGGAATCAATGGAGTTGTAATTGAAGACAGAGACTTATTCACTACAGTCATCGTGAATCGTGGG GTGATACCAGATGAGGAAGCAACAAGGGCAGTGACTCAAACATATGAATTAGCAGAAGAATGCTTGCAAATAAATTACTATGGCGCTAAAATAACTATAGAATCCCTTATGCCCCTCTTGCAATTATCTGACTCTCCAAGAATTGTGAATGTATCATCCACTCTCGGGCAATTAGAG AGTTTCCCTAAAAAATCATGGGCAAGAGGAGTGTTGAGTGATGGTGATAAGCTGACAGAAGAGAAAGTGGATGAAATAGTGAAGAAATTTCTAAGTGATTACAAAGAAGGTTCATTAGAGAGTAAAGGGTGGCCAAGGTATCTAGGTGCCTATATTGTGTCGAAAGCTGCTATGAATGGCTACACGAGAATCCTTGCTAAGAAACATCCTTCATTCTGCATAAACAGTGTTTGCCCTGGTTACGTGAAGACAGATATAACATCAAACACTGGTGTTCTAACAGTTGAAGAAGGTGCTGCTAGTCCTGTCAAGCTTGCATTGCTTCCCAATGGCTCTCCATCTGGTCTCTTCTATTTCAGAACTGATGTCGCTTCCTTTTGA
- the LOC108346462 gene encoding uncharacterized protein LOC108346462, with protein sequence MESMDQSNNPSSPFYLHLGENPDISLISQILDESNYTSWSRNMRRALLSKNKLKFIDGGIKKPQREDPIFYSWERSNMMVLSWIIKTLSPQIAESVIYVEDAQELWEELKERFSKGDYFKFSDLLQEIHSIKQGERSVSQYFTDLKILWEELEFLRSIPRCSCKIPCSCDLSKVSYKYREMEHVICFLKGLNEYYNTMRTQILLMEPLPNINRAFSLIIQQERQEKHGSGLTNQNEIKILANTTEKQNHWKNDQGWKSHGREFTPRGQGRGKGRNPNYGKQCSHCHKMNHTVDEGYSKHEYPPWYKKSDSNNQNSMGQSELGSVSACTTSAERS encoded by the coding sequence ATGGAAAGCATGGATCAGTCCAACAATCCTTCAAGCCCATTTTATCTCCACCTAGGAGAAAACCCAGACATTTCTCTTATTTCTCAGATTCTTGATGAATCCAATTACACTTCTTGGAGTAGAAATATGAGAAGAGCTCTTCTCTCCAAGAACAAGCTAAAGTTCATAGATGGAGGGATCAAGAAACCTCAAAGAGAAGATCCCATTTTTTATTCTTGGGAAAGAAGTAACATGATGGTGCTATCTTGGATTATCAAGACTCTTTCACCCCAGATTGCAGAAAGTGTTATATATGTGGAAGATGCTCAAGAATTATGGGAAGAATTAAAGGAAAGATTTTCCAAAGGAGACTATTTTAAATTCTCTGACTTGCTCCAAGAAATTCATTCTATTAAGCAAGGAGAAAGGAGCGTGAGTCAGTATTTTACTGACTTGAAGATTCTATGGGAGGAATTGGAGTTTCTTAGATCCATCCCACGGTGTAGCTGCAAGATTCCTTGCAGTTGTGATCTTTCTAAAGTCTCTTATAAGTACAGGGAAATGGAACATGTTATATGCTTCCTAAAGGGCCTGAATGAGTACTACAATACTATGAGAACACAAATTTTGCTAATGGAACCTTTACCCAACATTAACCGTGCCTTTTCTCTCATAATACAACAGGAAAGACAGGAGAAACATGGCTCTGGACtcaccaaccaaaatgaaatcaaaattcTGGCAAATACCACTGAAAAACAGAATCATTGGAAGAATGATCAAGGTTGGAAGAGTCATGGACGTGAATTCACACCTCGTGGACAAGGAAGAGGGAAAGGAAGAAATCCTAACTATGGGAAGCAATGTTCCCACTGCCATAAAATGAATCACACAGTAGATGAAGGCTACTCTAAACATGAATATCCACCGTGGTACAAGAAAAGTGACAGCAACAACCAAAACAGTATGGGACAGAGTGAATTGGGGTCTGTAAGTGCCTGCACTACTTCTGCTGAAAGATCATAG